One genomic region from Magallana gigas chromosome 3, xbMagGiga1.1, whole genome shotgun sequence encodes:
- the LOC105337884 gene encoding uncharacterized protein: MRGLLICLGFACILSVAWAATHCLTNAECGTDECCFKHDGPFLVSKRKRASSDLLGPAMHSSTGVCEKFKVEGEYCSWLDTANGHCGCQAGLQCRFVEDPNAHFEPFVVSKRGGVPGSIQCAQPLTTTAMP, from the exons ATGAGAGGCTTACTTATTTGTCTTGGTTTTGCTTGTATCCTGAGTGTAGCATGG GCAGCAACCCATTGTTTGACTAATGCAGAGTGTGGAACTGACGAGTGTTGTTTCAAACATGACGGACCATTCCTTGTCAGCAAGAGGAAGCGTGCCTCCTCAGACCTTCTTGGTCCGGCCATGCACTCCTCCACTG GTGTCTGTGAGAAGTTTAAGGTAGAGGGAGAATACTGCTCATGGCTGGACACTGCTAACGGTCACTGTGGCTGTCAGGCCGGTCTTCAGTGCAGATTTGTGGAGGACCCAAATGCTCACTTTGAGCCATTCGTTGTATCTAAGCGTGGTGGAGTCCCAGGATCCATTCAATGTGCACAGCCACTGACTACAACAGCAATGCCctaa